A single window of Nasonia vitripennis strain AsymCx chromosome 4, Nvit_psr_1.1, whole genome shotgun sequence DNA harbors:
- the LOC100118267 gene encoding uncharacterized protein LOC100118267, with protein MTSRGIIVICCCLVVSGLANPMMARQDESEVDRFEARLASIMDSLNQKDTIGLYGDMVTLERVAVEEQRSATEEAEDDPLMRRIDDFLRSHKLQISFPSDGSSADLFGRALGEKNVGFELRGLIQGASEGRTKLKKILLPVLLALKLKAIIVLPIVITLIGLIGIKGLGAGVLALLLSGAVALKALLTSPAPAYPARVSFAKPYEIHHDHWHRSQEEVGLQAAGPYRAWSPEFSVDPQFSPYPEIPV; from the exons ATGACGAGCCGAGGAATCATTGTCATTTGCTGTTGTTTGGTGGTGTCGGGACTGGCGAACCCCATGATGGCGAGGCAGGACGAGAGTGAGGTCGACAGATTCGAGGCTAGATTGGCCTCCATCATGGACAGCCTGAACCAGAAGGACACTATCGGGCTCTACGGGGATATGGTCACTCTCGAGAGGGTTGCCGTGGAAGAGCAGAGAAGCGCTACCGAAGAGGCAGAGGACGATCCCCTGATGAGGCGGATCGACGACTTTTTGAGGAGCCACAAACTGCAGATCAGCTTCCCGAGTGATGGATCGTCGGCTGATCTGTTCGGCAGAGCTCTCGGAGAGAAGAACGTCGGATTCGAGCTTAGAGGACTTATTCAAGGTGCTTCCGAAG GCCGAACCAAGCTGAAGAAGATCCTGCTGCCAGTCCTCCTGGCCCTGAAACTCAAGGCCATAATCGTCCTGCCGATTGTCATCACATTGATCGGTCTTATTGGTATCAAGGGTCTGGGCGCCGGTGTCCTTGCCTTGCTTCTCTCAGGAGCTGTAGCCCTCAAGGCTCTCCTGACTTCACCGGCTCCAGCATACCCAGCACGTGTGAGCTTCGCCAAGCCCTACGAGATCCACCACGACCACTGGCACCGTAGCCAAGAGGAAGTCGGTCTTCAGGCCGCAGGACCCTACAGAGCCTGGAGCCCGGAATTTAGCGTCGATCCTCAGTTCAGCCCTTACCCTGAAATCCCGGTGTAA
- the LOC100118229 gene encoding uncharacterized protein LOC100118229, whose translation MFKYVVFGLLVASALAVPAPETHLDCMNHEDMFSCFAVKAASSLDRAARSADLKIIEGITFVRDTPVERSGKSLKPETELMNELPRETADRTLQLINMVFESAVSFLKSHSLNINMPEGSVSRAMTEGRAKIKKLLLPILAAAGIKIFALVPILLGGLALLVIKALFVGKIALLIAGILAFQRLFSGGSVGSIGGTGFSGLGSNIFGKNQASWYDNNQGWNGASTNQAQGYYRSFSDKAATDAHNLAYSAQVPSANEAH comes from the exons ATGTTCAAGTACGTAGTATTCGGTCTGCTGGTCGCCTCGGCGCTGGCCGTACCCGCACCCGAAACTCACCTGGACTGCATGAACCACGAGGACATGTTCAGCTGCTTCGCCGTAAAGGCGGCGAGTAGTCTGGACAGGGCTGCCCGGTCCGCTGATCTCAAGATCATCGAGGGCATCACCTTCGTCAGGGATACACCCG TGGAACGCAGCGGAAAGTCACTGAAGCCCGAGACGGAGCTGATGAATGAATTGCCCCGCGAAACCGCTGACAGGACTCTGCAACTCATCAATATGGTATTCGAATCTGCAGTATCTTTCCTGAAGAGCCATAGCCTGAACATCAACATGCCAGAGGGTTCGGTATCCCGCGCCATGACTGAAG GTCGCGCCAAGATCAAGAAGCTCCTCCTCCCAAtcctcgccgccgccggcaTCAAGATCTTCGCCCTCGTGCCGATCCTCCTCGGAGGTCTCGCCCTCCTGGTGATCAAGGCCCTGTTCGTCGGCAAGATCGCTCTCCTCATCGCCGGAATCCTGGCCTTCCAGCGTCTCTTCAGCGGTGGCTCCGTTGGCTCGATTGGCGGAACCGGTTTTAGCGGACTCGGCAGTAACATCTTCGGCAAGAACCAGGCCTCCTGGTACGACAACAACCAGGGCTGGAACGGTGCCTCCACCAACCAGGCTCAGGGATACTACAGGAGCTTCAGTGACAAGGCCGCCACCGACGCCCACAATTTGGCTTACTCCGCGCAAGTGCCAAGTGCCAACGAGGCTCATTAG